One genomic segment of Natrononativus amylolyticus includes these proteins:
- a CDS encoding Hsp20/alpha crystallin family protein, whose protein sequence is MSALRDALRDLSDAVFFDLLEGDEAYLLVLDVPGVSAETLDVAVEGGRISIEARREKNVPRAYQYLEENRSLFLDADLPLPRDATEAGARASVERGVLELHLPKRTAADETAIEIVGEDADATPRPTDADDGAGPDRIEVDGDVADDTDEGT, encoded by the coding sequence ATGTCAGCGCTCCGCGACGCGTTGCGGGATCTCTCGGATGCCGTGTTCTTCGATCTCCTCGAAGGCGACGAGGCCTACCTGCTCGTCCTCGACGTACCGGGCGTCTCCGCCGAGACCCTCGACGTCGCCGTCGAGGGCGGTCGCATCTCGATCGAGGCTCGGCGGGAGAAGAACGTCCCCCGCGCGTACCAGTACCTCGAGGAGAACCGCTCGCTGTTTCTCGACGCCGACCTGCCGCTGCCGCGGGACGCGACCGAAGCGGGTGCACGGGCGTCGGTCGAACGGGGCGTCCTCGAACTCCACCTGCCGAAGCGGACGGCGGCCGACGAGACGGCGATCGAAATCGTCGGTGAGGACGCCGACGCCACGCCGCGGCCGACCGACGCCGACGACGGCGCCGGGCCGGACCGGATCGAAGTAGACGGCGACGTCGCCGACGACACCGACGAGGGCACCTAA
- a CDS encoding E3 ubiquitin ligase family protein: MVTSPDPVAVALLAVIGLVALFPLLYGVRELRLANHVLRSRPHSVLEATNGGPVELRGTAEPAGRTLRGPLSGARCLAYEYEVREKRQSKNGHSWKTIDSGEARVPFRLNDGSGSVLIEPPGADVRLHGGDRLDVDGGTAPPDSIQAFIDENEAVDCQNSAIDLRLFELRTGTDRRFVERRLEIGEEVHVLGTARHDTTVATATGQVNAAVGVGEAALSSSPVTRLWYRLNGYPFVISDRSERGLGLRAGAAGLGVIAVTLVVVVGVAATVL; encoded by the coding sequence ATGGTCACGTCGCCGGACCCCGTCGCGGTCGCTCTCCTCGCGGTCATCGGACTGGTCGCGCTGTTCCCGCTGCTCTACGGCGTCCGGGAGCTTCGCCTCGCGAACCACGTGCTCCGCTCGAGACCGCACTCCGTGCTCGAGGCGACGAACGGCGGTCCGGTCGAACTGCGCGGGACGGCCGAACCCGCGGGGCGGACCCTCCGGGGGCCGCTCAGCGGCGCGCGCTGTCTCGCTTACGAGTACGAGGTAAGAGAGAAGCGCCAGTCGAAGAACGGCCACAGCTGGAAGACGATCGACTCCGGCGAGGCGCGGGTCCCGTTCCGGCTGAACGACGGCTCGGGCAGCGTCCTGATCGAGCCGCCGGGCGCCGACGTTCGCCTCCACGGCGGCGACCGGCTCGACGTCGACGGCGGCACCGCCCCGCCCGACTCGATCCAGGCGTTCATCGACGAGAACGAGGCCGTCGACTGCCAGAACAGCGCGATCGACCTCCGGCTGTTCGAACTCCGGACGGGAACCGACCGGCGGTTCGTCGAACGGCGCCTCGAGATCGGCGAGGAGGTTCACGTCCTGGGTACCGCCAGACACGACACCACCGTCGCGACGGCGACCGGTCAGGTCAACGCCGCCGTCGGCGTCGGCGAAGCGGCGCTGTCCTCGAGCCCCGTCACCCGGCTCTGGTACCGACTGAACGGCTACCCGTTCGTGATCTCCGACCGGAGCGAGCGCGGGCTCGGACTCCGCGCCGGCGCCGCCGGACTCGGCGTGATCGCCGTCACGCTGGTCGTCGTGGTCGGCGTCGCCGCGACGGTTCTCTGA
- a CDS encoding 4a-hydroxytetrahydrobiopterin dehydratase produces MADLLSDDEIDRQLPDEWTRDGEEIVRSYEFDDYLRGVNFAQMVGEIAEAQYHHPEIVIRYEEVEIRLTSHEEGGITDKDVEMAELIESEHGA; encoded by the coding sequence ATGGCTGATCTGCTTTCCGACGACGAGATCGACCGGCAACTCCCCGATGAGTGGACTCGAGACGGCGAGGAGATCGTCCGCAGCTACGAGTTCGACGACTACCTCCGGGGCGTGAACTTCGCCCAGATGGTCGGCGAGATCGCCGAGGCGCAGTACCACCACCCCGAGATCGTCATCCGCTACGAGGAAGTCGAGATCCGCCTCACCAGCCACGAGGAAGGCGGGATCACCGACAAGGACGTCGAGATGGCCGAGCTGATCGAGTCCGAGCACGGCGCCTGA
- a CDS encoding type 1 glutamine amidotransferase domain-containing protein, which translates to MSQIDADLEGVRVGLFLAPEGTEEVEFTEPRDALTDAGATVEVLGSETGEARTVNDDLEWSDSYEVEKTFSEVSADGYDALVIPGGTVGADTLRTDEGAVELLREHVVDGMPVGAICHGPWLLVEADVIAGKRLTSYPSLRTDIENAGGDWHDDEVIVDGEIITSRTPDDLPAFCETLIEECSTTAR; encoded by the coding sequence ATGTCACAGATCGACGCAGACCTCGAGGGCGTGAGGGTCGGCCTCTTTCTCGCGCCGGAGGGCACGGAGGAGGTCGAGTTCACCGAGCCGCGGGACGCACTGACCGACGCCGGGGCGACCGTCGAGGTTCTCGGCAGCGAGACGGGCGAGGCCCGGACGGTGAACGACGATCTCGAGTGGAGCGACAGCTACGAGGTCGAAAAGACGTTCTCGGAGGTTTCCGCCGACGGCTACGACGCGCTGGTGATTCCCGGTGGAACGGTCGGCGCGGACACGCTCCGGACCGACGAGGGCGCAGTCGAGTTGCTCCGCGAGCACGTCGTCGACGGGATGCCGGTCGGGGCGATCTGTCACGGGCCCTGGCTGCTCGTCGAAGCGGACGTGATCGCCGGCAAGCGGCTCACTTCCTACCCGAGTCTCCGGACCGACATCGAGAACGCGGGCGGCGACTGGCACGACGACGAGGTGATCGTCGACGGCGAGATCATCACCAGCCGCACCCCCGACGACCTCCCCGCGTTCTGTGAAACCCTGATCGAGGAGTGTTCGACGACCGCGCGGTAG
- a CDS encoding molybdopterin molybdotransferase MoeA, producing MDGADRDRKEAGFKVRTPVGEARRTLREAVPETLENEHVSVERADGRVLAQSVSAARNVPHYRRAAMDGYAVRARDTFGATARSPSVLREAEGDEVTPESAVRVHTGSELPPGADAVVMIERVEAFGDDLEVTDAVAEGENVAPVGEDVEAGQALYEAGHRLRPSDLGLLRSTGLEDVAVAARPSVAVIPTGEELVHADPEPGQVIETNGITVSRLVDRWGGDAVHREIVTDDPGALRAALEDDLECDVLVTTGGSSVGQRDLLPEVIDDLGEVLVHGVALKPGHPVALGVVEGTPVIALPGYPVACIINAVQFLRPVLAWLQGAEPAPHPTVEAELERKIPSEPGTRTFARVRLEESGDDRVAVPTRASGSGVLSSVALADGWVVVDESREGIPAGETVAVENWEPWP from the coding sequence ATGGACGGTGCCGACCGCGACCGAAAGGAGGCCGGATTCAAGGTGCGAACGCCCGTCGGAGAAGCGCGTCGAACGCTCAGAGAGGCCGTTCCCGAGACCCTCGAGAACGAGCACGTGTCGGTCGAGCGGGCCGACGGCCGGGTGCTCGCGCAGTCCGTGAGCGCCGCGCGGAACGTCCCCCACTACCGCCGGGCGGCGATGGACGGCTACGCCGTCCGGGCGCGGGACACCTTCGGGGCGACCGCCCGCTCGCCGAGCGTGCTCAGGGAGGCCGAGGGCGACGAGGTGACCCCCGAGAGCGCCGTGCGGGTCCACACGGGGAGCGAGCTCCCGCCCGGCGCCGACGCGGTCGTCATGATCGAGCGCGTCGAGGCGTTCGGCGACGACCTCGAGGTGACGGACGCCGTCGCCGAGGGCGAGAACGTCGCGCCCGTCGGCGAGGACGTCGAGGCGGGCCAGGCGCTGTACGAGGCGGGCCACCGGCTGCGCCCCTCCGACCTCGGGCTGTTGCGATCGACCGGCCTCGAGGACGTCGCCGTCGCCGCTCGACCGTCGGTGGCCGTGATCCCCACCGGCGAGGAACTGGTCCACGCCGACCCCGAGCCGGGACAGGTGATCGAGACCAACGGGATCACCGTCTCGCGGCTGGTCGACCGGTGGGGCGGCGACGCGGTCCACCGGGAGATCGTCACCGACGACCCCGGCGCGCTCCGGGCGGCGCTCGAGGACGACCTCGAGTGCGACGTGCTCGTGACGACCGGCGGCTCCTCGGTCGGCCAGCGGGACCTCCTGCCGGAGGTGATCGACGACCTCGGCGAGGTGCTCGTCCACGGCGTCGCGCTCAAGCCGGGCCACCCCGTCGCCCTGGGGGTCGTCGAGGGGACGCCGGTGATCGCCCTCCCCGGCTACCCCGTCGCCTGCATCATCAACGCCGTGCAGTTCCTCCGGCCGGTTCTCGCGTGGCTCCAGGGAGCCGAGCCCGCCCCGCACCCGACCGTCGAGGCGGAACTCGAGCGCAAAATTCCGAGCGAGCCCGGCACCCGGACGTTCGCGCGGGTCCGCCTCGAGGAGTCGGGCGACGACCGCGTCGCCGTCCCGACGCGGGCCAGCGGCTCGGGCGTGCTCTCGAGCGTCGCGCTGGCGGACGGCTGGGTGGTCGTCGACGAGTCGCGCGAGGGGATTCCGGCAGGCGAGACGGTCGCCGTCGAGAACTGGGAGCCCTGGCCGTAG
- the lwrS gene encoding LWR-salt protein encodes MRARYAFRVELALDPRDADVALEPSTVERRCLLEAADPGSEGWRFFRDTLWRGEVGDDAHVRSLLSEKLGPGLVVERVEFRGLHTDEEYLEALKAEIEADLPAFKADTVSEVLSKYLASRLEVDLDER; translated from the coding sequence ATGCGCGCCCGGTACGCCTTTCGGGTCGAACTCGCGCTCGACCCCCGCGACGCCGACGTCGCTCTCGAGCCGTCGACCGTCGAGCGCCGGTGTCTGCTCGAGGCGGCCGACCCCGGTTCGGAGGGGTGGCGCTTCTTCCGCGACACGCTGTGGCGCGGCGAGGTCGGCGACGACGCCCACGTCCGCTCGCTGCTCTCGGAGAAGCTGGGTCCCGGACTCGTCGTCGAGCGCGTCGAGTTCCGGGGGTTACACACCGACGAGGAGTACCTCGAGGCGCTGAAAGCCGAGATCGAGGCCGATCTGCCGGCGTTCAAGGCCGACACCGTCTCCGAGGTGCTCTCGAAGTACCTCGCCTCGAGGCTCGAGGTCGACCTCGACGAGCGCTAA
- a CDS encoding ABC1 kinase family protein — protein MWAFARDRRRFLVFGRPRRVDPETHRHRAEVLLESLLTLGPTFIKLGQLLSTRPDILPPQYVEVLSALQDEVPPADWPDAKEVLEEDLGPLEARFETFDEEAISGASLGQVYRARVASETAEPAPTAADAGEPLANGGTTEVAVKIRRPGVETLVEADLRVIRWSMPVLMWFVDESRSFSLENLADEFAKTIREEMSYEREAAMLAEIRANFADDDRFAIPAVIESHSSDRVLTMEYLGGTKINQVDELDRKGIDRERVAENLQRSYLQMIIDDGVFHADPHPGNLAVADDGTVIFYDFGMSGRVDSFVQEKIVEFYIAVANQDIDAILDALIEIGTLSPEADRAVMADVMELAIQDARGEDIEQYRVQQIVGQIEDSIYEFPFRLPANLALVLRVATVVEGVCVTLDPDFDFIATATDYLTEQGYREESIQRYLEETGQQVRHSAESTVRLPAKFEHTLDRLERDDMFVRIGVEDSEDVFAKLAKRLVYGMLLTMSLFSMGVLYALEAPEASVVAAVFSAVVTVQLYRSFRKPRSIRTKPQFTRQNLRQRRDQE, from the coding sequence TTGTGGGCGTTCGCGCGTGACCGGCGCCGGTTCCTGGTGTTCGGCCGGCCCCGACGCGTCGACCCCGAGACGCACCGCCACCGCGCGGAGGTGTTACTCGAGTCGCTGCTGACGCTCGGACCGACGTTCATCAAGCTCGGCCAGCTGCTCTCGACGCGACCGGACATCCTCCCGCCACAGTACGTCGAGGTGCTGTCCGCGCTCCAGGACGAGGTTCCGCCCGCCGACTGGCCGGACGCGAAGGAGGTCCTCGAGGAGGACCTGGGGCCGCTCGAGGCGCGCTTCGAGACGTTCGACGAGGAGGCGATCAGCGGTGCGAGCCTCGGCCAGGTCTACCGGGCGCGGGTTGCCTCGGAGACCGCCGAGCCGGCCCCGACGGCGGCCGACGCCGGAGAACCCCTGGCGAACGGCGGGACCACCGAGGTCGCCGTCAAGATTCGCCGACCGGGGGTCGAGACGCTGGTCGAAGCCGACCTGCGGGTGATCCGGTGGTCGATGCCGGTCCTGATGTGGTTCGTCGACGAGTCCCGCTCGTTCTCGCTCGAGAACCTCGCCGACGAGTTCGCGAAGACGATCCGCGAGGAGATGAGCTACGAGCGCGAGGCGGCGATGCTCGCGGAGATCCGCGCGAACTTCGCGGACGACGACCGCTTCGCCATCCCGGCGGTGATCGAGAGCCACTCGAGCGACCGGGTGCTCACGATGGAGTACCTCGGCGGGACGAAGATCAACCAGGTGGACGAACTCGATCGAAAGGGTATCGACCGCGAGCGGGTCGCGGAGAACCTCCAGCGGTCGTACCTCCAGATGATCATCGACGACGGCGTCTTCCACGCCGATCCCCACCCCGGAAACCTCGCGGTCGCCGACGACGGGACGGTCATCTTCTACGACTTCGGGATGTCCGGGCGGGTCGATTCGTTCGTTCAGGAGAAGATCGTCGAGTTCTACATCGCCGTCGCGAACCAGGACATCGACGCGATTCTGGACGCCCTGATCGAGATCGGCACCCTGAGTCCCGAGGCCGACCGGGCGGTGATGGCCGACGTGATGGAACTGGCGATCCAGGACGCCCGCGGCGAGGACATCGAGCAGTACCGCGTCCAGCAGATCGTCGGCCAGATCGAGGACTCGATCTACGAGTTCCCGTTTCGCCTGCCGGCGAACCTCGCGCTCGTCTTGCGCGTCGCGACCGTCGTCGAAGGAGTTTGCGTCACCCTCGACCCCGACTTCGACTTCATCGCGACGGCGACTGACTACCTCACCGAGCAGGGCTACCGCGAGGAGTCGATCCAGCGCTACCTCGAGGAGACGGGCCAGCAGGTGCGCCACTCGGCGGAGTCGACGGTTCGCCTGCCCGCGAAGTTCGAACACACCCTCGACAGGCTCGAGCGCGACGATATGTTCGTCCGGATCGGCGTCGAGGACTCCGAGGACGTCTTCGCGAAGCTCGCCAAGCGGCTGGTGTACGGGATGTTGCTGACGATGTCGCTGTTCTCGATGGGCGTGCTGTACGCGCTCGAGGCGCCCGAGGCGTCGGTCGTCGCGGCGGTGTTCTCGGCGGTGGTCACCGTTCAGCTCTACCGGTCGTTCCGCAAGCCGCGGTCGATCCGGACGAAGCCACAGTTCACCAGACAGAACCTCAGGCAGCGCCGAGACCAGGAGTGA
- a CDS encoding molybdopterin biosynthesis protein has product MDRKEFRDLATPEEAREAIRSLSLEGGIDRVSLEEARGRVLVARIDAERDVPGFDRASLDGYALRARDTFGADEADPATLELVGEVHAGEEPAVEVGEGEAVEISTGAVMPPGADAMVPVERTDRVERSSTERANGEAVRSDGAAVRIRTAVAPGDNVMFAGADVAAGERALGPDTRITPREIGLLSALGVDEVPVRARPRVGIVSTGDELVRPGDDLADARGEIYDVNSYTIAAGVEDAGGEAVLYPHAGDDQDEMERVLREAADECDLVLSSGSTSASAVDVIYRVIEDRGDLLLHGVSVKPGKPMLVGRLEGDASSGTSAYVGLPGYPVSAMMVFRTFVAPAIREAAGVPEPAAATVEGTMAVRERHEQGRLRLMPVGLVSDGEGETRVYPVDKGSGATTSLAEADGVVEIGADTDYLEAGEDVTVTLFSPDVRRPSLLGVGEDDPTLSRLLDRLENPRYLAVGSRPGLRRLREGVPDVAVVSGPLAVESDAASLGEWSREWGLVVPAGNPAEIAGLADLVDRGLRFCNRTTDSGLRSSLDAGIDELAAKRGVDRQEVVGAIDGFRSTRRAHESPARVVIGGGADAGLGLRSTAEALDLEFVSLGTEVVRAVANPTRVEKSGVRAFAAALEESPEVETDV; this is encoded by the coding sequence ATGGACCGCAAGGAGTTCCGCGACCTCGCCACCCCCGAGGAGGCCAGGGAGGCGATCCGGTCGCTGTCGCTCGAGGGCGGTATCGACCGAGTGTCGCTCGAGGAGGCGCGCGGGCGGGTGCTCGTGGCGCGAATCGACGCCGAGCGCGACGTCCCCGGCTTCGACAGGGCGAGCCTCGACGGCTACGCGCTCCGGGCGCGGGACACGTTCGGCGCCGACGAGGCCGATCCCGCGACCCTCGAGCTGGTCGGCGAGGTACACGCCGGCGAGGAGCCCGCCGTCGAGGTCGGCGAGGGCGAGGCCGTCGAAATCTCGACCGGCGCGGTGATGCCGCCGGGGGCGGACGCGATGGTTCCCGTCGAGCGCACGGACCGCGTCGAGCGAAGTTCGACGGAGAGAGCGAACGGCGAAGCCGTTCGCAGCGACGGCGCGGCGGTGCGAATCCGGACGGCCGTCGCCCCCGGCGACAACGTCATGTTCGCCGGGGCGGACGTCGCGGCGGGCGAGCGGGCGCTCGGACCGGATACCCGAATCACGCCCCGAGAGATCGGCCTGCTCTCGGCGCTCGGCGTCGACGAGGTACCCGTTCGGGCGCGCCCCCGCGTCGGCATCGTCTCGACGGGCGACGAACTGGTTCGACCCGGAGACGACCTCGCCGACGCCCGCGGCGAGATCTACGACGTCAACAGCTACACGATCGCGGCGGGCGTCGAGGACGCCGGCGGCGAGGCCGTCCTCTACCCCCACGCGGGCGACGACCAGGACGAGATGGAGCGCGTCCTCAGGGAGGCCGCCGACGAGTGCGATCTCGTGCTCTCATCGGGGTCGACCAGCGCAAGCGCCGTCGACGTCATCTACCGCGTGATCGAAGACCGCGGCGACCTGCTGCTCCACGGGGTGAGCGTCAAGCCGGGCAAACCGATGCTCGTGGGGCGCCTCGAGGGCGACGCCTCGAGCGGCACCTCGGCGTACGTCGGCCTCCCCGGCTACCCCGTCTCGGCGATGATGGTGTTTCGAACGTTCGTCGCGCCGGCGATCCGCGAGGCCGCGGGGGTGCCCGAACCCGCCGCGGCGACCGTCGAGGGGACGATGGCGGTCCGAGAACGCCACGAGCAGGGCCGTCTCCGCCTTATGCCCGTCGGGCTCGTGTCCGACGGCGAGGGAGAGACGCGCGTCTACCCCGTCGACAAGGGCAGCGGCGCGACGACCAGCCTCGCGGAGGCCGACGGCGTCGTCGAGATCGGCGCGGACACGGACTACCTCGAGGCCGGCGAGGACGTCACGGTGACGCTGTTCTCCCCCGACGTGCGCCGGCCGAGCCTGCTCGGCGTCGGCGAGGACGATCCGACCCTCTCGCGGCTGCTCGATCGCCTCGAGAACCCCCGGTACCTCGCGGTCGGCTCGCGGCCGGGACTCCGGCGGCTCCGCGAGGGCGTCCCCGACGTCGCCGTCGTCAGCGGCCCGCTCGCGGTCGAGTCCGACGCCGCGTCCCTCGGCGAGTGGTCCCGCGAGTGGGGGCTGGTCGTCCCGGCCGGCAACCCGGCCGAGATCGCGGGGCTCGCCGACCTCGTCGACCGCGGCCTCCGGTTCTGTAACCGGACCACGGACTCGGGGCTGCGCTCGAGTCTCGACGCGGGGATCGACGAACTCGCCGCGAAGCGCGGCGTCGACCGCCAGGAGGTCGTCGGAGCGATCGACGGCTTCCGGTCGACGCGGCGCGCCCACGAGAGCCCGGCGCGCGTGGTCATCGGCGGCGGCGCGGACGCGGGACTCGGGTTGCGCTCGACGGCCGAGGCCCTCGACCTCGAGTTCGTCTCGCTCGGAACGGAGGTCGTCCGCGCGGTTGCGAACCCGACGCGGGTGGAAAAGTCCGGCGTCCGCGCGTTCGCGGCCGCACTCGAGGAGTCTCCCGAGGTCGAAACTGACGTATAA
- a CDS encoding helix-turn-helix domain-containing protein has product MSTIAEFRLPAADTVLTRTFERVPDATFELESSVSKTLPCLWVSGADAETIEAAFDADPSVTAYERLVEAADRLLYDLEFDGEDPLYEDLLADGGALLDVHGADDHWQIRMRFRDRDQLCRTHDRLVDRGVNADLRRVTDVTAAATTNSRLTPEQQEALSAALEHGYFEIPRQISMEELAAELGISHQALSERLRRAYETLVDAELQPVDS; this is encoded by the coding sequence ATGTCGACGATCGCCGAGTTCCGTCTTCCGGCAGCGGACACCGTACTGACTCGAACTTTCGAACGCGTGCCGGACGCGACGTTCGAACTCGAGTCGTCGGTCTCGAAGACGCTGCCGTGTCTGTGGGTCTCCGGCGCCGATGCGGAGACGATCGAGGCCGCGTTCGACGCCGACCCCTCGGTTACCGCCTACGAACGACTGGTCGAGGCCGCCGACCGGCTCCTGTACGACCTCGAGTTCGACGGCGAGGACCCGCTGTACGAGGATTTACTCGCCGACGGCGGCGCGCTGCTCGACGTCCACGGCGCCGACGACCACTGGCAGATCCGGATGCGGTTTCGAGACCGCGACCAGCTCTGTCGAACCCACGACCGGCTCGTCGACCGCGGCGTCAACGCCGACCTTCGCCGGGTCACCGACGTGACCGCGGCGGCGACGACGAACTCCCGGCTGACGCCCGAACAGCAGGAGGCGCTGTCGGCCGCCCTCGAGCACGGCTACTTCGAGATCCCGCGTCAGATCTCGATGGAGGAGCTGGCGGCCGAGCTCGGCATCTCACACCAGGCGCTCTCCGAGCGGCTTCGGCGCGCCTACGAGACCCTCGTCGACGCGGAGCTCCAGCCGGTGGACAGCTAA
- a CDS encoding HAD family hydrolase, with the protein MVSEYDFWLFDLDGTLVDVEWSYTREVFDRVGDRLGYRFSDRKADVLWNGLTGSRDRQLREWGLEPTAFWEAFHAEEEPLVRAEQTYLHEDAAFVADLDVPVGLVTHCQQFLADPVLDHVDIRDWFDVILCCTEETGWKPDPTPVEQVMSGLGVAGNGHRGVLAGDGSGDVGAAWNAGLDAIHVERVGPERRGRCVLGDYRVTSFEELSGLESSPTPSADPGSR; encoded by the coding sequence ATGGTCTCCGAGTACGACTTCTGGTTGTTCGATCTCGACGGGACGCTGGTCGACGTCGAGTGGTCGTACACCCGCGAGGTGTTCGACCGGGTAGGCGACCGGCTCGGCTACCGGTTCTCCGACCGGAAAGCCGACGTTCTCTGGAACGGACTGACGGGGTCGCGGGACCGACAGCTCCGCGAGTGGGGTCTCGAGCCGACGGCGTTCTGGGAGGCGTTTCACGCCGAGGAGGAGCCGCTCGTACGCGCCGAGCAGACGTACCTGCACGAGGACGCCGCGTTCGTCGCCGACCTCGACGTCCCCGTCGGCCTCGTCACCCACTGCCAGCAGTTCCTCGCCGATCCGGTCCTCGACCACGTCGACATCCGCGACTGGTTCGACGTGATCCTCTGTTGTACCGAAGAGACCGGCTGGAAGCCCGATCCGACCCCCGTCGAGCAGGTGATGTCGGGGCTCGGCGTCGCCGGCAACGGCCACCGCGGCGTGCTCGCCGGCGACGGCTCGGGCGACGTGGGTGCGGCCTGGAACGCGGGTCTCGACGCGATCCACGTCGAGCGCGTCGGCCCCGAGCGCCGCGGTCGCTGCGTGCTCGGCGACTACCGCGTCACGTCGTTCGAGGAGCTGTCCGGTCTCGAGTCGTCGCCGACGCCGTCGGCCGACCCCGGCTCCCGTTAG
- a CDS encoding aminotransferase class I/II-fold pyridoxal phosphate-dependent enzyme has translation MQIEPFGLERWFAEYEHDADIMLAESGIRSLPASRFDTDPGEFGYVIPTNGDPDFRAAVGERYGREADEVLFTCGTQEANFLGFLSLLGDGADGGTNGGHAVVVTPTYQALHSVPAAFGEVTRVPLEPPSWELDVDAVAEAIRPETAVIVLNNPNNPTGRYHSQETVEALYDLAADTDAYLLCDEVYRLLAAEPLPPVASLGPRGLSTTSLTKAYGLAGLRFGWLVGDREVVDAAWNWKDYTTISPSLTGQHVARQALGEQEEAILEENRALAADHRDRVQRFLEEHDLEWSDPVGVNGFVTVPDGFEDGTEFCRTVVEEERVVLAPGDLFGYPDYFRIGFGLPTEELEEGLERVGRVLG, from the coding sequence ATGCAGATCGAGCCCTTCGGCCTCGAGCGCTGGTTCGCGGAGTACGAACACGACGCCGACATCATGCTCGCCGAAAGCGGTATCAGGAGCCTGCCCGCGAGCCGGTTCGACACCGATCCCGGCGAGTTCGGCTACGTGATCCCGACCAACGGCGACCCCGACTTCCGGGCCGCGGTGGGCGAGCGGTACGGCCGCGAGGCGGACGAGGTCCTCTTTACCTGTGGTACCCAGGAGGCCAACTTCCTGGGGTTCCTCTCGCTGCTCGGCGACGGGGCCGACGGCGGGACGAACGGCGGCCACGCGGTCGTCGTCACCCCCACCTACCAGGCGCTGCACTCGGTTCCGGCGGCGTTCGGCGAGGTGACGCGGGTCCCCCTCGAGCCCCCGTCCTGGGAACTCGACGTCGACGCGGTGGCGGAGGCGATCCGCCCCGAGACGGCGGTGATCGTGCTCAACAACCCGAACAACCCGACCGGGCGCTATCACTCCCAGGAAACCGTTGAGGCGCTGTACGACCTCGCCGCCGACACCGACGCCTACCTGCTCTGTGACGAGGTGTACCGGCTGCTCGCCGCGGAGCCCCTTCCTCCGGTCGCCAGCCTCGGTCCACGCGGGCTCTCGACGACCAGCCTCACGAAGGCCTACGGCCTCGCCGGCCTCCGGTTCGGCTGGCTCGTCGGCGACCGCGAGGTGGTCGACGCCGCCTGGAACTGGAAGGACTACACGACCATCTCGCCGTCGCTTACGGGCCAGCACGTCGCCAGACAGGCCCTCGGCGAGCAGGAGGAGGCGATCCTCGAGGAGAACCGCGCGCTCGCAGCGGACCACCGCGACCGGGTGCAGCGGTTCCTCGAGGAACACGACCTCGAGTGGTCCGACCCCGTCGGCGTCAACGGCTTCGTGACGGTTCCCGACGGGTTCGAGGACGGAACCGAGTTCTGTCGAACCGTCGTCGAGGAGGAGCGCGTCGTCCTCG